The Sagittula sp. P11 genome window below encodes:
- the paaA gene encoding 1,2-phenylacetyl-CoA epoxidase subunit PaaA: protein MYSQGLIGADGRTAETPEVLERFQARIDAEEKIEPNDPMPEGYRRTLVRQIGQHAHSEIVGMLPEGNWITRAPSLKRKAALLAKVQDEGGHGLYLYSAAETLGVTREQMTEELLSGKAKYSSIFNYPTLTWADIGIIGWLVDGAAIMNQIPLCRCSYGPYARAMIRVCKEESFHQRQGYEIVMTLARGTAEQKAMVQDALNRWWWPSIMMFGPHDADSQHSDQSMAWKIKRFTNDELRQKFIDATVPQGEYLGLTFPDPDLKWNEEKGGYDHGPIDWDEFWRVVKGHGPMARDRVAARRQAWDDGAWVREAALAHAEKRRSRKMAAE from the coding sequence ATGTATTCGCAGGGACTGATCGGCGCGGACGGACGCACGGCGGAAACGCCGGAGGTGCTGGAGCGTTTCCAGGCGCGCATCGACGCCGAGGAAAAGATCGAACCGAACGACCCGATGCCCGAAGGCTACCGCCGCACTCTGGTGCGCCAGATCGGCCAGCACGCGCATTCCGAGATCGTCGGCATGCTGCCCGAGGGGAACTGGATCACGCGCGCGCCGTCGCTGAAGCGCAAGGCGGCGCTGCTGGCGAAGGTGCAGGACGAGGGCGGCCACGGTCTCTACCTCTATTCCGCCGCAGAGACGCTGGGCGTCACGCGGGAGCAGATGACCGAGGAGCTGCTGTCCGGCAAGGCGAAGTATTCCTCCATCTTCAACTACCCGACGCTGACCTGGGCCGATATCGGCATCATCGGCTGGCTCGTCGACGGTGCGGCGATCATGAACCAGATCCCGCTGTGCCGCTGTTCCTACGGGCCATACGCACGGGCGATGATCCGGGTGTGCAAGGAAGAATCCTTCCACCAGCGACAGGGTTACGAGATCGTCATGACGCTGGCACGCGGCACGGCGGAGCAGAAGGCGATGGTGCAGGACGCCCTGAACCGCTGGTGGTGGCCCTCGATCATGATGTTCGGCCCGCATGACGCGGACAGCCAGCATTCCGACCAGTCGATGGCCTGGAAGATCAAGCGCTTCACCAACGACGAGCTGCGCCAGAAATTCATCGACGCCACGGTGCCGCAGGGCGAGTACCTCGGCCTGACTTTCCCGGACCCGGACCTGAAATGGAACGAGGAAAAGGGCGGCTACGATCACGGACCGATCGACTGGGACGAGTTCTGGCGCGTCGTGAAGGGGCACGGGCCGATGGCGCGCGACCGGGTCGCGGCACGCAGGCAGGCGTGGGACGACGGTGCCTGGGTACGCGAGGCGGCCCTGGCGCATGCTGAGAAGCGCCGGTCGCGGAAGATGGCGGCGGAGTAA
- a CDS encoding MarR family winged helix-turn-helix transcriptional regulator: MSDGRTAQGETLLYLTDEQLRQGAEAMFFAYRGFTADPDRILTGLSYGRAHHRALHFIHGAPGTTVNNLLNILGVTKQSLNRVLRTLIEDGLVESRVGRIDKRERHLYLTEEGGRLERELSDVQRARMRAAFRDAGPEAVAGFRRVLEAMMDPEMRLQYQKLREGRG, encoded by the coding sequence ATGTCAGACGGGCGGACAGCGCAGGGCGAGACGCTGCTGTATCTCACCGACGAGCAGCTGCGGCAGGGCGCGGAAGCGATGTTCTTCGCCTACCGCGGGTTCACTGCGGACCCGGACCGTATCCTGACGGGGCTGAGTTACGGGCGCGCCCATCACCGGGCGCTGCACTTCATCCACGGCGCCCCGGGCACGACGGTCAACAACCTCCTGAATATCCTCGGCGTGACCAAGCAATCCCTGAATCGCGTGCTGCGCACGCTGATCGAGGACGGCCTTGTGGAGAGCCGCGTGGGCCGCATCGACAAGCGTGAACGGCACCTTTACCTCACCGAAGAGGGCGGGCGTCTGGAACGCGAACTCTCGGACGTGCAGCGTGCGCGGATGCGGGCGGCCTTCCGCGACGCCGGGCCGGAGGCGGTCGCCGGGTTTCGCCGGGTGCTCGAAGCGATGATGGACCCGGAGATGCGGCTCCAGTATCAAAAGCTCAGGGAGGGTCGCGGATGA
- the paaB gene encoding 1,2-phenylacetyl-CoA epoxidase subunit PaaB: MSGETPLWEVFIRPRNGLSHKHVGSLHAADEVMAVQAARDVYTRRGEGTSIWVVRSADIVASDPAQAGENFEPTAEKVYRHPTFYEIPDEVGHM, encoded by the coding sequence ATGTCCGGAGAGACGCCGCTTTGGGAAGTGTTCATTCGTCCGAGGAACGGGCTGAGCCACAAGCACGTGGGCTCGCTGCATGCCGCCGACGAGGTGATGGCGGTGCAGGCCGCGCGTGACGTCTATACGCGGCGCGGCGAGGGCACGTCGATCTGGGTGGTGCGCTCTGCCGATATCGTGGCGAGCGATCCGGCACAGGCGGGCGAGAACTTCGAGCCCACCGCCGAGAAGGTCTATCGCCACCCGACGTTCTACGAGATCCCCGACGAAGTGGGGCACATGTGA
- a CDS encoding PAS domain-containing protein: MTEHTTRFTSDSSYAGSEAQFHLSELFYSRTDPRGVIQAGNTVFQRVAGYDWDDLVGAPHKIVRHPDMPKGVFQLVWDRLGQGKPTGCYVKNRCKNGRFYWVFALIAPIEGGYVSTRLKPTSPLREKVELIYKSLLAREREEGLKPSASADAMLEALKKAGYSSYDAFQSHAMAVEAETRAQHLGRQLDPLQRRFLDMSRAITQVHVETTEMTEAFKAIRTVPMNMRIIASRLESAGGPISAISVNYSQMLEEMSTWVDTFVDGDACVFARIRDAIFKGQFLGFATQIEREMIGIFEEEREKFGAIYPSNVSTETEAARCEEVRNSFLEATAGSLGDVETEAKRFARSVLDMKRYVTGLSSTRMMCKIESAALNNSGTALSGIVEQLDACQDEIERRLARVVELNSVIQGNTAMLRSLI, translated from the coding sequence ATGACAGAGCATACAACGCGTTTTACCTCCGACAGCAGCTACGCAGGGTCGGAGGCACAATTCCATCTTTCGGAATTGTTCTACTCACGCACCGATCCACGCGGTGTGATCCAGGCCGGCAACACCGTGTTCCAGCGTGTGGCGGGATACGATTGGGATGATTTGGTCGGCGCGCCGCACAAGATCGTCCGCCATCCGGACATGCCCAAAGGCGTTTTCCAACTGGTCTGGGATCGCCTTGGACAGGGCAAACCCACCGGATGCTACGTCAAGAACAGGTGCAAGAACGGCCGGTTTTACTGGGTGTTCGCACTCATCGCACCGATCGAGGGGGGGTATGTCTCCACCCGGCTGAAGCCGACCTCGCCCCTGCGGGAAAAGGTGGAACTGATCTACAAGAGCCTTCTGGCCCGGGAACGCGAAGAGGGGCTGAAGCCTTCCGCCAGCGCCGATGCCATGTTGGAGGCGCTGAAAAAGGCCGGCTATTCAAGCTATGATGCTTTCCAGAGCCACGCCATGGCGGTGGAGGCGGAAACCCGCGCCCAGCATCTCGGCCGCCAACTCGACCCACTCCAGCGGCGTTTTCTGGACATGTCGCGCGCCATCACGCAGGTGCACGTCGAGACCACCGAGATGACCGAAGCGTTCAAGGCGATCCGGACCGTGCCGATGAACATGCGGATCATCGCTTCGCGTCTGGAAAGCGCGGGCGGCCCGATCAGCGCGATCTCGGTCAACTACAGCCAGATGCTCGAGGAAATGTCGACCTGGGTGGACACCTTCGTCGACGGCGATGCCTGTGTCTTCGCCCGCATCCGCGACGCAATCTTCAAGGGCCAGTTCCTGGGTTTCGCCACGCAGATCGAACGCGAAATGATCGGCATCTTCGAGGAAGAGCGCGAAAAGTTCGGCGCGATCTATCCAAGCAACGTGTCGACGGAAACGGAAGCGGCCCGTTGCGAAGAGGTGCGCAACAGTTTCCTCGAAGCCACCGCCGGATCGCTCGGAGACGTTGAAACGGAAGCAAAGCGCTTCGCCCGCAGCGTGCTGGACATGAAGCGCTACGTGACGGGGCTCAGCTCCACGCGGATGATGTGCAAGATCGAAAGCGCGGCGCTGAACAATTCCGGCACCGCCCTGTCCGGCATCGTCGAACAACTGGATGCCTGTCAGGACGAGATCGAACGCAGGCTGGCCCGTGTCGTGGAACTCAATTCCGTAATCCAGGGCAACACAGCCATGTTAAGGTCCCTGATCTGA
- a CDS encoding histone deacetylase family protein: MTTALITHADCLEHVTPDGHPERVARLEHVLHALQTLDLHRVTAREATDEEIRLVHPQRYIDRIVAAEPAKGVTQLDADTWMSPGSVRAARLAAGAGIQAVDMVIGGEVKNAFCATRPPGHHAETETPMGFCLFGTAALAAKHALDVHGLERVAVVDFDVHHGNGTQDLLWNEARSLFITSQQMPLWPGTGHPEERGAHDNVMNLPLPPDSGGAEMRARYEKEAFPRLRDFAPELLIISAGFDAHQDDPLANLNWTVDDFRWVTRALCDIARETAGGRVVSTLEGGYDLAGLSASAKAHVEVLMEAGA, encoded by the coding sequence ATGACGACCGCACTGATCACCCATGCCGATTGCCTTGAGCATGTGACGCCGGACGGGCATCCGGAACGCGTCGCCCGGCTGGAGCATGTCCTGCACGCGCTGCAGACGCTCGACCTGCACCGCGTCACGGCGCGCGAGGCCACGGATGAGGAAATCCGCCTTGTGCACCCACAACGCTACATCGACCGGATCGTCGCGGCGGAGCCGGCCAAGGGTGTGACGCAGCTCGACGCGGACACATGGATGTCGCCGGGGTCGGTCCGGGCGGCGCGGCTTGCCGCCGGGGCGGGGATCCAGGCCGTCGACATGGTGATAGGGGGCGAGGTGAAGAATGCCTTCTGCGCCACCCGCCCGCCGGGCCACCATGCGGAGACGGAGACCCCGATGGGGTTCTGCCTGTTCGGCACCGCGGCGCTGGCCGCCAAGCATGCGCTGGACGTTCACGGGCTGGAGCGCGTGGCAGTTGTCGATTTCGACGTTCACCACGGCAACGGCACGCAGGACCTCTTGTGGAACGAGGCGCGCAGCCTGTTCATCACTTCCCAGCAGATGCCGCTCTGGCCCGGTACAGGGCACCCGGAGGAACGGGGCGCGCATGACAATGTCATGAACCTGCCGCTGCCGCCCGACAGCGGCGGTGCAGAGATGCGAGCCCGGTACGAGAAGGAGGCCTTTCCCCGGCTGCGCGACTTTGCGCCGGAACTGCTGATCATCTCTGCCGGCTTCGACGCGCATCAGGACGACCCGCTCGCCAACCTGAACTGGACGGTGGACGATTTCCGCTGGGTGACGCGCGCATTGTGCGACATCGCGCGGGAGACGGCCGGCGGGCGCGTGGTCTCGACTTTGGAAGGCGGGTATGATCTTGCAGGCCTGAGCGCGTCGGCAAAGGCGCATGTCGAAGTCCTGATGGAGGCGGGTGCATGA
- a CDS encoding exopolysaccharide biosynthesis protein produces the protein MTPQERPAPENLNALLDAISPDEGQKRVSVENVLDKIGGRSFSAVILVPAVVLVSPISGIPGTPTIGGLIVLLITLQAMFGRKHLWLPGFLRRRAVSAARLQKGIDWLRKPAGWMDRHSHNRLRILVSGPARFIAYLTCSVMALSWPPLELLPFFTSFSAGAVAMIMYGLMVRDGAYTLAGYVQSALLYVILLSVWAGIV, from the coding sequence ATGACGCCCCAGGAACGTCCCGCGCCGGAAAACCTCAACGCCCTCCTCGACGCGATCAGCCCCGACGAAGGGCAGAAGCGCGTCTCCGTCGAGAACGTGCTGGACAAGATCGGCGGGCGGTCGTTCTCGGCCGTGATCCTCGTGCCTGCGGTCGTCCTCGTCTCGCCGATCTCGGGCATTCCCGGCACGCCCACCATCGGCGGGCTGATCGTTCTGCTGATCACGCTGCAGGCCATGTTCGGGCGCAAGCACCTGTGGCTGCCGGGCTTCCTGCGCCGGCGCGCGGTGTCGGCCGCGCGACTGCAGAAAGGGATCGACTGGCTGCGCAAACCGGCAGGCTGGATGGACCGCCACAGCCACAACCGGCTGCGCATCCTCGTCAGCGGCCCGGCGCGGTTCATAGCCTACCTGACATGCTCGGTTATGGCACTCAGCTGGCCGCCGCTCGAACTGCTGCCCTTCTTCACCAGCTTCAGCGCCGGTGCGGTGGCGATGATCATGTACGGGCTGATGGTCCGCGACGGGGCATACACGCTGGCGGGCTACGTCCAGTCCGCCCTGCTCTACGTGATCCTGCTGTCGGTCTGGGCGGGGATCGTCTAG
- a CDS encoding exodeoxyribonuclease VII small subunit, with translation MSEQPVNEMSFEQAMAELERVVGALERGDVALEDSIKLYERGAELRKRCDQKLKEAEEKVAAITLDGDGNPVGTKPVEGL, from the coding sequence ATGAGCGAGCAACCTGTGAACGAGATGAGCTTTGAGCAGGCCATGGCCGAGCTGGAGCGTGTCGTGGGCGCGCTCGAGCGCGGCGACGTGGCGCTGGAAGACTCGATCAAGCTGTACGAGCGCGGCGCCGAGCTGCGCAAGCGCTGCGACCAGAAGCTCAAGGAAGCCGAGGAAAAGGTTGCCGCGATCACGCTGGACGGCGACGGCAATCCCGTGGGGACGAAGCCGGTCGAGGGCCTCTGA
- a CDS encoding SDR family oxidoreductase produces the protein MTKTLLSLGHGFSARFLATDLLAEGWRVIGTTRSADKLDSLRATGVEAILWEHVALSRALAEATHVLMSAAPDADGDPALQLIGPELAEAADRLEWVGYLSTTGVYGNADGDWVDESSPLNGQSRRARARIEAEAAWRAIPGLPVHSFRLAGIYGPGRGPFEKVRNGTARRIIKDDQVFSRIHGEDIAQVLRASIARPNPGAAYNVCDDDPAPPQDVIAYAAELLDVPPPPEVPFEEADMSPMARSFYADNKRVSNRRIREELGVTLRYPDYKSGLRAVLAAETQHGGHGK, from the coding sequence ATGACAAAGACCCTGCTTTCCCTCGGCCACGGCTTCTCGGCCCGCTTCCTTGCAACGGACCTCCTTGCCGAAGGCTGGCGCGTGATCGGAACCACCCGCTCCGCCGACAAGCTCGATTCGCTGAGAGCGACAGGGGTAGAGGCCATCCTGTGGGAGCACGTAGCCCTCTCCCGCGCCCTGGCAGAGGCCACCCATGTGCTGATGAGCGCCGCCCCGGATGCCGACGGCGACCCGGCGCTGCAACTCATCGGTCCCGAACTGGCCGAGGCTGCGGATCGCCTGGAATGGGTCGGCTACCTTTCCACCACCGGCGTCTACGGCAATGCCGACGGCGACTGGGTCGACGAGAGCTCGCCGCTCAACGGGCAGTCGCGCCGCGCCCGCGCGCGGATCGAGGCCGAGGCCGCATGGCGCGCCATCCCGGGCCTGCCGGTCCACAGCTTCCGTCTGGCGGGCATCTACGGCCCAGGCCGCGGTCCCTTCGAGAAGGTGCGCAACGGCACCGCCCGCCGCATCATCAAGGACGACCAGGTGTTCTCCCGCATCCACGGCGAAGACATCGCGCAGGTGCTGCGCGCCTCCATAGCGCGGCCCAACCCCGGTGCGGCCTACAATGTGTGCGACGACGACCCGGCCCCGCCGCAGGACGTCATCGCCTATGCCGCCGAACTCCTGGACGTGCCGCCGCCGCCCGAAGTGCCCTTCGAGGAGGCCGACATGTCGCCGATGGCGCGCAGCTTCTACGCCGACAACAAGCGCGTCTCGAACCGCCGCATCAGGGAAGAACTGGGCGTGACCCTGCGCTATCCCGACTACAAGTCGGGCCTGCGCGCCGTGCTTGCCGCCGAGACGCAACACGGCGGCCACGGAAAATGA
- a CDS encoding polyprenyl synthetase family protein, which yields MTDGSGQERTADIAPLGFEAALARAAELANGQISYALSGVPGPVAAAMRYAVEGGKALRAFMVIEGARVFGIDRQHAAPAAGAIEALHAYSLVHDDLPCMDDDDMRRGKPTVHRKWDETTAVLAGDALQALAFQLVTHTACPAERRLELVAGLAVAAGLRGMVGGQARDIAAESAETPLTLEEITALQAGKTGALISWSCGAGAVMAGESTGPLRRYGNCLGLAFQIWDDVLDVEGDAATVGKAVGKDADRGKATFVSLLGMEGAKARAQELVHEACTSLDVYGDVADALRDAARFVISRRN from the coding sequence ATGACGGACGGCTCCGGACAGGAGCGGACGGCGGACATTGCGCCGCTCGGGTTCGAGGCGGCGCTTGCCCGTGCCGCCGAGCTGGCGAATGGCCAGATTTCCTATGCCTTGTCAGGCGTGCCGGGACCGGTGGCGGCTGCGATGCGCTATGCGGTGGAGGGCGGCAAGGCGCTGCGGGCCTTCATGGTCATCGAAGGCGCGCGGGTGTTCGGCATCGACCGGCAGCACGCGGCACCTGCGGCGGGCGCCATCGAGGCGCTGCATGCCTACAGCCTCGTGCACGACGATCTACCCTGCATGGACGATGACGACATGCGGCGCGGGAAACCCACCGTGCACCGCAAGTGGGACGAGACCACCGCCGTCCTGGCCGGGGATGCGCTGCAGGCCCTGGCCTTCCAACTGGTGACGCACACGGCGTGCCCGGCAGAACGCCGCCTGGAGCTGGTCGCCGGACTGGCGGTGGCGGCGGGCCTGCGCGGCATGGTCGGCGGACAGGCGCGCGACATCGCCGCCGAAAGCGCCGAGACGCCCCTGACGCTGGAGGAGATCACCGCCCTTCAAGCCGGCAAGACCGGTGCGCTGATCTCCTGGTCCTGCGGGGCGGGCGCGGTCATGGCGGGAGAAAGCACAGGCCCGCTGCGGCGGTATGGCAACTGCCTCGGGCTCGCATTCCAGATCTGGGACGACGTTCTGGACGTGGAAGGCGATGCCGCCACGGTCGGCAAGGCCGTGGGCAAGGACGCGGATCGCGGCAAAGCAACCTTTGTCAGCCTCCTCGGGATGGAAGGGGCGAAGGCGCGGGCTCAGGAACTCGTGCACGAAGCCTGCACATCCCTTGACGTATACGGTGACGTGGCTGACGCCTTGCGGGACGCCGCCCGCTTCGTTATCTCGCGGCGGAACTGA
- a CDS encoding branched-chain amino acid aminotransferase yields the protein MAESAYDDRDGKIWLDGKLVDWRSAQVHVLTHGLHYASSVFEGERAYGGKIFLSRKHSERLHFSASCLDFEIPFSVDEIEAAKAQVLEANGFTDAYVRAVAWRGAGPDMGVSSARNPVRLAIAAWGWGNYYGDAKMKGAKLDISKWKRPSPETIPVHAKAAGLYMICTTSKHAAEAKGCSDALFMDYRGYVAEATGANIFFVKDGEVHTPKPDCFLNGLTRQTVIGMLEEKQIKVHERHIMPEEMEGFEQCWLTGTAAEVTPVGQIGDYNFEVGAMTREISSDYEKLVRS from the coding sequence ATGGCCGAGAGTGCCTATGACGACCGCGACGGCAAGATCTGGCTGGACGGCAAGCTTGTGGATTGGCGCTCCGCGCAGGTCCATGTCCTGACTCACGGGCTGCACTATGCCTCCTCCGTGTTCGAAGGCGAACGCGCCTACGGCGGCAAGATCTTCCTGTCGCGCAAGCATTCGGAGCGCCTGCATTTCTCGGCCTCCTGCCTCGACTTCGAGATCCCGTTCTCCGTCGACGAGATCGAAGCCGCCAAGGCCCAGGTGCTGGAGGCCAACGGTTTCACCGACGCCTACGTGCGCGCGGTGGCCTGGCGCGGCGCCGGTCCGGACATGGGTGTGTCCTCGGCCCGCAATCCAGTGCGGCTGGCCATCGCTGCCTGGGGCTGGGGCAACTACTATGGCGATGCGAAGATGAAGGGCGCGAAGCTCGACATCTCCAAGTGGAAGCGCCCCTCGCCCGAGACCATTCCGGTGCACGCCAAGGCCGCCGGCCTCTACATGATCTGCACCACATCCAAGCATGCGGCCGAAGCCAAGGGGTGCTCCGACGCGCTGTTCATGGACTACCGCGGCTACGTGGCCGAAGCGACCGGCGCCAACATCTTCTTCGTCAAGGATGGCGAGGTGCACACGCCGAAGCCCGACTGCTTCCTCAACGGCCTGACCCGCCAGACGGTGATCGGCATGCTGGAAGAGAAGCAGATCAAGGTCCACGAACGGCACATCATGCCGGAAGAGATGGAAGGCTTCGAGCAGTGCTGGTTGACCGGCACCGCCGCCGAGGTGACCCCGGTGGGCCAGATCGGCGATTACAACTTCGAGGTCGGTGCCATGACGCGCGAGATCTCGTCGGACTACGAGAAGCTGGTCCGAAGCTGA
- a CDS encoding response regulator produces the protein MSENDAHLLIVDDDERIRGLLQKFLVRNGFLVSAARDAAHARRLLMGLDFDMIVLDVMMPGEDGVSLTRGIRETSTVPILLLTARSETEDRIAGLEAGADDYLAKPFEPKELLLRINAILRRMPEPASQEAAPKLMTLGAVRYDIERGEMWRGDEMVRLTATEAQLMRIFSAKPGEALSRSRLVEELGRDKGQAQERAVDVQITRLRRKLESDPKQPRYLQTVRGAGYMLAPD, from the coding sequence ATGAGTGAGAACGACGCCCATCTGCTGATCGTGGATGACGATGAGCGGATCCGGGGGCTGCTGCAGAAGTTCCTTGTGCGGAACGGGTTTCTGGTGAGTGCCGCGCGCGACGCGGCCCATGCCCGGCGGCTGTTGATGGGTCTGGATTTCGACATGATCGTGCTGGACGTGATGATGCCGGGCGAGGACGGCGTCAGCCTAACCCGCGGGATCCGCGAAACGTCGACCGTGCCGATCCTGCTGCTGACCGCCCGGTCCGAAACGGAGGATCGCATCGCCGGGCTGGAGGCCGGGGCGGACGACTACCTTGCCAAGCCGTTCGAGCCGAAGGAACTGCTGCTCCGGATCAACGCGATTCTGCGGCGCATGCCGGAGCCCGCCTCACAGGAAGCGGCGCCAAAGCTCATGACGCTGGGCGCCGTCCGCTACGACATCGAGCGTGGCGAGATGTGGCGCGGCGATGAGATGGTCCGCCTGACCGCGACCGAGGCACAGTTGATGCGGATCTTCTCGGCCAAGCCGGGCGAGGCGCTGAGCCGTTCGCGGCTGGTGGAGGAACTGGGCCGCGACAAAGGGCAGGCGCAGGAGCGCGCGGTGGACGTGCAGATCACCCGGCTGCGGCGCAAGCTGGAAAGCGATCCGAAGCAGCCGCGCTACCTGCAGACGGTGCGCGGGGCCGGATACATGCTTGCACCTGACTGA
- the dxs gene encoding 1-deoxy-D-xylulose-5-phosphate synthase translates to MSDTTSDTRPNRPETPLLDRVHTPADLKQFSDAELKRLAHELREETISTVSETGGHLGAGLGVIELTVALHSVFDAPRDKIIWDVSHQCYPHKILTGRRDRIRTLRQKDGLSGFTKRSESPYDPFGAAHSSTSISAALGFAVARDLGGACDTGHGDAIAVIGDGAMSAGMAFEALNNAGHLKKRLIVILNDNEMSIAPPTGALSSYLTRLYAEAPFHDLKAAAKGAVSLLPEPFREGAKRAKEMLKGMAVGGTLFEELGFSYLGPIDGHDLDQLLPVLRTVKARATGPILIHALTRKGKGYSHAEHAADKGHARAKFDVVTGEQKKAPSNAPSYTKVFAEALMEEAADDSRICAVTAAMPDGTGLDLFAERYPSRCFDVGIAEQHGVTFSAGLAAGGMRPFCAMYSTFLQRGYDQVVHDVAIQRLPVRFAIDRAGLVGADGATHAGSYDVAYLSNLPGFVVMAAADEAELKHMVATAAAHDTGPIAFRYPRGEGEGVEMPVRGVPLEIGVGRVMREGTRVAILSFGTRLGESIKAAEALEARGVSVTVADARFAKPLDRDLVLRLAREHEALITVEEGAVGGFGSHVAQLLAEEGVFDRGLKYRSMVLPDIFIDQASPRDMYAVAKLNAEDIEAKVLSALGVERLDKRA, encoded by the coding sequence ATGTCCGATACCACGTCCGATACCCGTCCGAACCGCCCCGAGACCCCCTTGCTGGATCGGGTGCACACCCCTGCCGACCTCAAGCAGTTCTCCGACGCCGAACTGAAGCGTCTGGCGCATGAACTGCGGGAAGAGACAATCTCGACCGTGTCCGAAACCGGCGGCCACCTCGGCGCCGGTCTGGGCGTGATCGAGCTGACCGTGGCGCTGCATTCGGTATTCGACGCGCCGCGCGACAAGATCATCTGGGACGTGTCGCACCAGTGTTATCCGCACAAGATCCTGACCGGGCGGCGCGACCGCATCCGGACGCTGCGGCAGAAGGACGGGCTGTCGGGGTTCACCAAGCGCTCCGAGTCGCCCTACGATCCGTTTGGCGCGGCCCATTCCTCGACCTCGATTTCCGCCGCGCTGGGGTTTGCCGTCGCGCGCGATCTCGGCGGCGCCTGTGACACCGGCCACGGCGACGCCATCGCCGTGATCGGCGACGGAGCCATGAGCGCGGGCATGGCCTTCGAGGCACTGAACAACGCCGGCCACCTGAAGAAACGCCTGATCGTCATCCTGAACGACAACGAGATGAGCATCGCGCCGCCGACCGGCGCGCTGTCCTCCTACCTGACCCGACTGTATGCTGAGGCGCCGTTCCACGATCTGAAGGCCGCCGCGAAAGGGGCCGTATCGCTCCTGCCGGAGCCGTTCCGCGAAGGGGCGAAGCGCGCCAAGGAGATGCTGAAAGGCATGGCCGTGGGCGGGACGCTGTTCGAGGAACTGGGCTTCTCCTACCTCGGGCCGATCGACGGGCATGACCTGGACCAGCTTCTGCCGGTGCTGCGCACGGTGAAGGCACGGGCGACGGGGCCGATCCTGATCCATGCGCTGACCCGCAAGGGCAAGGGCTACAGCCACGCGGAGCACGCCGCCGACAAGGGCCATGCCCGGGCGAAGTTCGACGTGGTCACGGGCGAGCAGAAGAAAGCGCCCTCCAACGCCCCGTCCTACACCAAGGTCTTTGCCGAGGCGCTGATGGAAGAGGCCGCCGACGACAGCCGTATCTGCGCGGTCACCGCGGCGATGCCGGACGGCACCGGGCTGGACCTCTTTGCAGAGCGCTACCCCTCGCGGTGCTTCGACGTGGGCATCGCGGAGCAGCACGGCGTGACGTTCAGCGCGGGGCTTGCCGCCGGGGGCATGCGGCCGTTCTGCGCCATGTATTCGACCTTCCTGCAGCGCGGGTACGACCAGGTGGTGCACGACGTGGCCATCCAGCGGCTGCCGGTGCGCTTCGCCATCGACCGGGCCGGTCTGGTGGGGGCGGACGGGGCGACGCATGCCGGGTCCTACGACGTCGCCTACCTGTCCAACCTGCCTGGCTTTGTGGTCATGGCGGCGGCCGACGAGGCCGAGCTGAAGCACATGGTGGCCACTGCCGCCGCGCATGATACGGGCCCCATCGCCTTCCGCTATCCGCGGGGCGAGGGTGAAGGCGTGGAGATGCCGGTGCGCGGCGTGCCGCTGGAGATCGGGGTGGGCCGCGTGATGCGCGAAGGCACGCGGGTCGCCATCCTGTCCTTCGGGACGCGCCTTGGCGAAAGTATCAAGGCGGCAGAGGCGCTGGAGGCGCGCGGCGTCTCGGTTACCGTGGCGGACGCGCGCTTTGCCAAGCCACTGGACCGCGACCTGGTGCTGCGGCTCGCCCGGGAGCACGAGGCGCTGATCACTGTCGAAGAAGGGGCGGTCGGCGGCTTCGGGTCGCACGTGGCGCAACTTCTGGCCGAAGAGGGTGTCTTCGACCGAGGCCTGAAGTATCGCAGCATGGTGCTGCCCGACATCTTCATCGACCAGGCCAGCCCGCGCGACATGTACGCCGTGGCAAAGCTGAACGCCGAGGACATCGAAGCGAAGGTGCTGTCTGCACTGGGGGTCGAACGTCTGGACAAGCGGGCCTGA